The following are encoded in a window of Deinococcus arcticus genomic DNA:
- a CDS encoding aminotransferase class IV, with the protein MKPLPDELKAPAWLHGISAFTTVRTRHGTALLWPEHLARLRGTCMALGLPAPAPDLPPLLPLPWGLLRVTVTEEDTFWSHAPLTPGPRPERGVTVRLTTVQTHPQLAGHKTGNYLPYRLALQEAAPAFEGWLTDTGGQLVDGARTSPVLELGGALVVPAGGLPGLTRSAWLAGQAFTQRPVQTNELPGVTRAWICGSGVGVVPVRRLEGPDFALDLPLRWPATDHAALIWPGG; encoded by the coding sequence ATGAAGCCCCTGCCCGACGAGCTGAAGGCCCCGGCGTGGCTTCACGGCATCAGCGCCTTTACCACGGTGCGCACCCGGCACGGCACAGCGCTGCTGTGGCCCGAGCATCTGGCCCGGCTGCGCGGCACCTGTATGGCGCTGGGTCTGCCAGCACCCGCCCCTGACCTACCGCCGCTGCTCCCGCTCCCCTGGGGCCTGCTGCGCGTGACTGTCACAGAGGAGGACACCTTCTGGTCCCATGCCCCGCTGACCCCTGGCCCCCGGCCTGAAAGGGGAGTCACGGTACGCCTGACCACCGTGCAGACGCACCCGCAGCTGGCCGGCCACAAAACCGGCAATTATCTGCCCTACCGGCTGGCCCTGCAGGAAGCCGCCCCAGCCTTCGAGGGCTGGCTGACGGATACCGGGGGTCAACTGGTGGACGGGGCACGCACCTCCCCTGTCCTGGAACTGGGCGGCGCACTTGTGGTGCCTGCGGGCGGCCTGCCGGGCCTGACCCGCTCGGCGTGGCTGGCGGGGCAGGCGTTCACCCAGCGGCCTGTTCAGACGAACGAACTGCCGGGCGTCACCCGGGCCTGGATCTGTGGCAGTGGCGTGGGCGTGGTGCCCGTACGCCGGCTGGAAGGTCCTGACTTCGCCCTTGATCTGCCCCTCAGATGGCCAGCAACTGACCATGCTGCCCTGATCTGGCCTGGGGGATAG
- a CDS encoding cbb3-type cytochrome c oxidase subunit I, which produces MTVQHAPLQEHGARPGLWHVLKDYMMTTDHKKIGNLYIGTSILGFAIAGILAVLIRLQLAVPDNTFLVGNTYNQVLTIHAALMIFFFLIPIGLFGFGNWFLPLQLGVRDVALPRINTFAVWLFIFSLILVILGLVNGGAPGVGWTFYYPLSVDANQTGVSVLMVALTLNGIASLLGSANFAATIVNMRAPGMSLWKMPIFVWSIFATSMLQLISLGGLTAAALVTYLELKLGLSMFNSGIGGVPVLFQQFFWFYSHPAVYVMLLPYLGIGAEIASTMARKPLFGYRVMVYSILGIVLVSLLVWVHHMFAVGLPEAWQIAFMIATLIVAVPTGVKIFNLIGTLWGGRIIMKSPTYWLVGFIFNFLIGGITGVSLGMIPFDYQVTMSYYVVAHFHNVMMFGTAFLAMGGLYYWWPKMTGRFMSEKLGLVHFWLFMIGSWLTFLPQYILGLLGMPRRYYTYPAGNLAWTELNFLSTLGALTLLAGGIVWVWNMLQSVRGPATASPNPWGGFTLEWTADSPPKPYNFAHEFPRSFPTERPLYDWEQSGETLTPVDPKTIHLPQDSIWPFMTAVGLLLMGYGLSFGWFTNYTPAAGLRPFGEAGFGFQLATVILYLSFPVFLYSLFKWAGTREYAVPVAHHHLTKYDNGFMGMAWFIISEVGLFGVLIAGYVYLRVIGNAEPPALRPSIWLAALNTLVLVASSFVIHRAEQDNHHGKLTRFRIGMFVTLLLGAIFMIFQVYEFALFGVESDWKQNLWQACFFTIVGLHGLHILIGGTGIALPFYQSMTGKMDKYNHGSITPASLYWHLVDVVWLLIVAIFYAW; this is translated from the coding sequence GTGACCGTTCAGCACGCTCCCCTTCAGGAACACGGCGCCCGCCCGGGCCTGTGGCATGTCCTGAAGGATTACATGATGACCACCGATCACAAGAAGATCGGGAATCTGTACATCGGCACCAGCATCCTGGGCTTTGCCATCGCCGGGATTCTGGCAGTGCTGATTCGCCTGCAGCTGGCGGTGCCGGACAACACCTTCCTGGTGGGCAACACCTACAACCAGGTGCTGACCATCCACGCCGCCCTGATGATCTTCTTTTTCCTGATTCCCATTGGCCTGTTCGGCTTCGGGAACTGGTTTCTGCCGCTGCAGCTGGGTGTGCGGGACGTGGCCCTGCCGCGCATCAACACCTTTGCGGTGTGGCTGTTTATCTTCAGCCTCATCCTGGTGATTCTGGGCCTGGTCAACGGCGGCGCCCCCGGCGTGGGCTGGACCTTCTACTACCCGCTGTCCGTGGACGCCAACCAGACCGGCGTGTCGGTGCTGATGGTGGCGCTGACCCTCAACGGCATCGCCTCGCTGCTGGGCTCGGCCAACTTCGCCGCCACGATTGTGAACATGCGCGCCCCGGGCATGAGCCTGTGGAAGATGCCCATTTTCGTCTGGAGCATCTTTGCCACCTCCATGCTGCAGCTGATCTCGCTGGGCGGTCTGACGGCGGCGGCGCTGGTCACCTACCTGGAACTGAAGCTGGGCCTGAGCATGTTCAACTCCGGCATTGGCGGCGTGCCGGTGCTGTTCCAGCAGTTCTTCTGGTTCTACTCACACCCGGCCGTGTACGTGATGCTGCTGCCCTACCTGGGCATTGGCGCCGAGATCGCCTCCACCATGGCCCGCAAGCCGCTGTTCGGCTACCGCGTGATGGTGTACTCGATTCTGGGCATCGTGCTCGTGTCGCTGCTGGTGTGGGTTCACCACATGTTCGCCGTGGGCCTGCCCGAAGCGTGGCAGATCGCCTTTATGATCGCCACCCTGATCGTGGCGGTGCCGACCGGCGTGAAGATCTTCAACCTGATCGGTACGCTGTGGGGCGGACGCATCATCATGAAGTCGCCGACCTACTGGCTGGTGGGCTTCATCTTCAACTTCCTGATTGGTGGCATCACTGGTGTTTCGCTGGGCATGATTCCCTTCGATTACCAGGTCACCATGTCCTACTACGTGGTGGCGCACTTCCACAACGTCATGATGTTCGGCACGGCGTTCCTGGCCATGGGCGGCCTGTACTACTGGTGGCCCAAGATGACCGGGCGCTTCATGAGCGAAAAGCTGGGCCTCGTGCACTTCTGGCTGTTCATGATCGGTTCGTGGCTGACCTTCCTGCCGCAGTACATCCTGGGTCTGCTGGGTATGCCCCGGCGCTACTACACCTACCCGGCGGGCAACCTTGCCTGGACCGAGCTGAACTTCCTGTCCACCCTGGGCGCCCTGACCCTGCTGGCCGGCGGCATCGTGTGGGTCTGGAACATGCTGCAAAGTGTGCGTGGCCCGGCCACGGCCTCGCCCAATCCCTGGGGTGGCTTTACCCTGGAGTGGACGGCCGACAGCCCACCCAAGCCCTACAACTTCGCCCACGAGTTCCCCCGGTCGTTCCCCACCGAGCGCCCCCTGTACGACTGGGAGCAGAGTGGTGAGACCCTGACGCCCGTGGACCCCAAGACCATCCATCTGCCCCAGGATTCCATCTGGCCGTTCATGACGGCGGTGGGCCTGCTGCTGATGGGCTACGGTCTGAGCTTCGGCTGGTTCACGAACTACACCCCGGCGGCCGGGCTGCGGCCCTTCGGGGAAGCGGGCTTCGGCTTCCAGCTGGCCACCGTCATCCTGTACCTCAGCTTCCCGGTGTTCCTGTACAGCCTGTTCAAGTGGGCGGGCACCCGCGAATACGCTGTGCCGGTGGCCCACCACCACCTCACGAAGTACGACAACGGCTTCATGGGTATGGCGTGGTTCATCATCTCGGAAGTGGGCCTGTTCGGCGTGCTGATTGCCGGCTACGTCTACCTGCGCGTGATTGGCAACGCCGAGCCGCCTGCCCTGCGCCCCAGCATCTGGCTGGCGGCCCTGAACACCCTGGTGCTGGTGGCCAGCTCCTTTGTGATTCACCGCGCCGAGCAGGACAACCACCACGGCAAGCTCACCCGCTTCCGCATTGGCATGTTCGTGACGCTGCTGCTGGGCGCCATCTTCATGATCTTCCAGGTGTACGAGTTCGCCCTGTTCGGCGTGGAAAGTGACTGGAAACAGAACCTGTGGCAGGCGTGCTTCTTCACCATCGTGGGCCTGCACGGTCTGCACATCCTGATTGGCGGCACCGGCATCGCGCTGCCCTTCTACCAGAGCATGACCGGCAAGATGGACAAGTACAACCACGGCTCCATTACCCCTGCCAGCCTGTACTGGCACCTGGTGGACGTGGTGTGGCTGCTGATCGTGGCCATCTTCTACGCCTGGTAA